A region of Culicoides brevitarsis isolate CSIRO-B50_1 chromosome 1, AGI_CSIRO_Cbre_v1, whole genome shotgun sequence DNA encodes the following proteins:
- the LOC134837189 gene encoding syntaxin-18, translating into MDITQLFKACIKTAKLQDGALPVPDKNRILKQSMSKNDFLKASHTIRNQVTQLRNLLMENRAAYLEYACHLKDSAKMTDKERDILDEETSKIINICTQMINDFRGECRKRKPSQQFADHLDGIIELLMDYLKAIDNLHKQQKEYRVNRQIETYKFLKLGAGKSIKVRLSTGDKNKKKNGLNSHGETDEDEEEEDLETSFAEKREQSASYNKVPPKKSPKPKKRLSNQSSNLPMDDEELNQSQSFIAEEEINPEDLQMLEQENKQLFTELQGLSEEVEQIEKNVVGIAKLQDIFTEKVTLQKSDIDRIANSVVGSTENVKDANEQIKQAIQRNAGLRVYVLFFLLVMSFTLLFLDWYND; encoded by the exons ATGGACATCACGCAGCTCTTCAAAGCGTGCATCAAGACGGCAAAATTGCAGGATGGAGCTCTTCCGGTGCCCGACAAAAATCGCATTCTCAAACAATCGATgagcaaaaatgattttctcaAGGCATCGCACACGATTCGGAACCAAGTAACGCAGTTGCGGAATTTGTTGATGGAGAATCGAGCTGCCTATCTCGAATATGCGTGCCATTTGAAGGATTCCGCCAAGATGACAGACAAGGAGCGTGATATCCTGGATGAGGAAACGTCGAAAATCATCAATATTTGCACACAAATGATCAACGACTTTCGCGGGGAGTGTCGAAAGAGGAAGCCAAGTCAGCAATTTGCCGATCATTTGGATGGCATTATCGAGTTACTCATGGATTACCTGAAAGCCATCGATAATTTGCACAAACAGCAGAAAGAATATCGCGTGAATCGCCAAATAGAGACTTATAAATTCCTAAAATTGGGTGCTGGCAAGTCGATTAAAGTGCGATTGTCGACGGGAgacaaaaataagaagaaaaatgggTTAAATAGCCATGGCGAGACAGATGAAGACGAAGAGGAAGAAGATTTGGAGACTTCTTTCGCAGAAAAACGCGAACAATCCGCAAGTTATAACAAAGTGCCTCCGAAAAAAAGTCCCAAACCGAAGAAACGCTTGTCGAATCAATCCTCAAACTTGCCGATGGACGACGAAGAGCTCAACCAAAGTCAAAGTTTCATCGCGGAAGAAGAAATTAACCCGGAAGACCTTCAAATGTTGGAACAGGAGAACAAACAACTCTTCACCGAACTGCAAGGACTCTCCGAGGAAGTTGAACAAATCGAAAAGAACGTCGTTGGTATCGCAAAACTCCAAGATATCTTCACtgaaaag gtCACCCTCCAAAAATCAGACATCGATAGAATAGCAAATTCCGTGGTCGGTTCAACGGAAAACGTGAAAGACGCTAATGAGCAAATTAAGCAGGCAATTCAGAGAAATGCTGGATTACGGGTTTATGTGTTGTTTTTCCTTCTGGTCATGTCATTTACGTTACTTTTCCTCGATTGGTACAACGACTGA